From the genome of Pirellulaceae bacterium:
GCCATGAAGCCGTCGATCATGAATTACACCGAACTGGATGCGGACTTTGTCGCTCGTGAAACCGAAGCGATGCAAAACCAAATTCGCGTCGAAAACGAAGACCGACAGCGACTGGGTAAGCCGCTGAAAGTCGTGCCCCAATTTGTCAGCCGCTTGCAGTTAACGTCGCAAGTCATGCAAGCTGCCGAAGAGGCCATCAAGGCAGAGTTAAAGGCCGAAGGCAAACCAGAGAAGATTTGGGATCGCATTCTGCCGGGCAAGATCGAGCGGTTTATCGCCGACAACACACTGTTGGATCAAGAGCGCTGCTTGCTGAATCAGAACTTCGCTCTGGACGACACTAAGTCAGTGGACGCTGCGGTGAAGGCTTTTCATAGTCAAGCAGCCATCATCGCTTTTAAGCGAGTTGCTGTTGGCTAGTTTTTGCGAGTGCTCACACGGCTTTTGTCTGGGTGTCACCACAGTCGTTTCAGCGGGCTGTGGTGCCGCTGGCAGTCAGCACGGGACAACTAGCTGCCGCCGCCCCAGGTTCCGATCCTCCTGAGAAACCAGCCTATGTCCGACGCAGCCACCGGCCCCGTTTTTCGCCGCGTAATCCTCAAGCTTTCGGGCGAAAGTCTCAGTCGCTCAGGCGAGCGCGGCATCAATATGGACGAGGTGATCGCGATCGCCAAGCAGGTTAAGCAGGCTCACGAACTGGGTTGTCAGATCGGCTTGGTGGTGGGTGGCGGAAATATCCTGCGCGGCGCGCAGTTCAAGACGTCGGCTGGGTCCTACATCGAAGCGGCTACTGCACACTACATGGGCATGTTAGCTACAGTTATCAATGCGCTGGCTCTGCAAGAGGGACTGGAATCGCTGGGTTGTGCGTCGCGCGTGATGTCGGCCATCCGCATGGACGGAGTCTGCGAGCCATTTATTCGACGCCGCGCCATCCGACACATGGAAAAAGGTCGGATCGTTATCCTCGCTGCCGGAACCGGAAGTCCGTTTGTGACCACGGACACAGCGGCTACGCAACGTGCTCTGGAACTGGGTGCCGATATCGTGCTCAAGGCTACGCGGGTGGATGGTGTTTATAGCGACGACCCCGAAAAGAATCCGCACGCCATTCTGCATCATGAACTGGATTACGATACGGTACTGCAACAAAATTTGAAGGTCATGGACGGCACGGCGATTTTGCAGTGTCGCGACCATCGGCTACCCATCCTAGTCTTCAATTTCAAGAAGGATGGCAATATAGTAAAGGCGATCAGCGGCACCCGCGTTGGAACGCGAGTTGGCCCTGTGGCCACCAGCGTAAGCTAGTCGCTTGATGGACTAACTAGATCGATGGTCGGCGCAGATCGAACATCGACGGCATTTCAATTCGCTAGCCCCAAGGATTTCTACTATGACGATCGACGATGCACTGTTGGATGCGGAAGAGCGAATGGAAAAGGCGGTCGGGGTGCTCAAGCACGCCCTCAGCGGAATTCGAACTGGACGTGCCACGCCAGGCCTGGTGGATAGCGTTCGCGTCGAGGTTTACGGCTCGCAATCACCGCTCAAGCAATTAGCTTCGATTGGTGCCCCCGAACCCAATCAATTGGTGATTCGACCCTATGACGTCAGTACGATCAAGGAAATTGAAAAGGCCATCGTGGCCAGCGACTTGGGGCTGAATCCTCAAAGCGATGGCAAGATCATTCGCATCAATATTCCGGCGCTCAGTACCGATGTGCGCAAGAAGCTGGTCGCCCGCATCAAAGAATTGTCTGAAGAAGCCAAGATTTCTATTCGCAGCATTCGCCGCGATGCCAACAAGCTGATTGAAACCGCCGAGAAAGATAAACAAATCGGCGAAGATGACTGCCAGCGACTTAAAGATGAAGTGCAAGAGTTGACAAAGAAATTTGAAGGCCAGGCCGGCGAACTGGCTAAGGCTCGCGAAGCCGACGTCATGGAAGAGTAATTAGCTGCAATGAATTGCGTCCTAAGCACACCGTTCCGGCCCCGGTAGCCTGAAATGAAGAATCATGTCTGACTCACAGAACCAGTCCAACACCCCACCCGATGAACAGATTACGCTGTCGAGTGATTCGACATACGATGCCGATTCGCTGAAGCACCTCAGCGATATGGAGCATGTGCGCGCTCGCCCGGCGATGTACATTGGCGATACGACCCTCAAAGGGCTGCACCATCTGGTCTACGAAGTCGTCGACAATTCGATCGACGAAGTCATGGCTGGCTACGCCAAGATGGTCAGCATCCAGATCAATCAGGATGGATCGGTAACGGTCGAGGATGATGGTCGCGGAATCCCAGTAGCACGTCACCCACAACTGAGTGAACAGATGCAGCGCGAAGTCAGTACGCTGGAAGGCGTGATGACGGTGCTTAAGTTCGGCGGAAAGTTCGAGAAGAAGGCCTATCAGACGTCAGGTGGTTTGCACGGCGTGGGGGTAACGGTCGTCAACTTCTTGTCGGCTTGGTGCGAAGTAGAAGTTAGTCGCGAAGGTTTTGTATGGACGCAAAGCTACGAGCGAGGTGTAGCCACCGGCCCTGTTGCCAAAGGACACGCCACGACCAAGATCGGTACTAAGACCACCTTCAAGCCCGATGCGGCCATCTTCCCTAATACCAAGTTTGTGTTTGATACGCTGTATAAGCGCTTGCAGGAGCTGGCGTTTCTCAATAGCGGGGTGCGCATACGGTTCAAAGACGAGCGCATCGGCGAATCCGATGAGTTTTATTACGAGCGTGGCATCGTTGAATTCGTTGAGCACCTCAATCGCGCTAGTGACGCTGTGCATCCCGATGTATTGCTGATCGAAGGTGACCGCGAAGGCGTTAGCTATCAAGTGGCTATGCAGTATTCCACGGAATACACCGAGAATGTACAGTCCTATGTCAACAATATCCATACGATTGAAGGTGGCACGCATGTCTCTGGTTTCCGCGCCGCGTTGACTCGAGCGCTGAACGCTTACGGCAAGAAAGAAAACTTGTTGGAGAACCTAGCACCCACCGGCGAGGACTTTCGCGAAGGCCTAACGGCCGTCATCAGCATTCGCGTACCGCACCCTCAATTCGAGGGACAGACCAAGACCAAGCTGGGTAACGGTGAAGTCGAGGGCATCATCACCACCGCTGTCGGCGAGGCTTTGCAAAAGTACTTGGAAGAAAATCCTAAGAGCGCCAAGTCCATTGTTAAAAAGGGATTGCTGGCCTGCGAAGCGCGCGAAGCGGCGCGCAAGGCTAAAGACTTGCTGCGACAGCGCAAGAACGCGCTGAGCGGCGGTGGACTGCCCGGCAAGCTGCGTGACTGCATTAGCAACAAGATGGAAGAGTGCGAAGTCTACCTGGTGGAAGGCGATTCCGCCGGTGGCAGCGCCGAAGGCGGTCGCTTCCGCGAATTCCAAGCGATCTTGCCGTTGCGCGGTAAGATCATCAACGCCTACAAGAGCCGCGAAGATAAGGTACTGGCTAACGAAGAAGTCAAGTCGATGATCCAAGCCATCGGTTGCGGTATCGGTGCCGATCAAGACATCAGCAAACGGCGCTACAACAAGGTCATCGTCATGACTGACGCCGACGTGGACGGATCTCACATTCGCACGCTTCTGTTGTGCTTTTTCTATCGGCAAATGTATCATTTGGTGGCCGGCGGTCACGTCTATTTAGCCCAGCCCCCGCTGTATCGCGTGGTGCGCGGGAAATCAAAGTACTACGTGCAAACCGACGAAGAGATGAAGTCGCAATTGCTTGAGCGTGGCTTGTCCGATTGCTGGTTGGAGACGGACACTGGGCGGCGCATCGAGGCATTTCAAATGCGCAAGCTGTGCGAAACATTGGCCAGCATGGAAGACGCTATTGTGGCACTTGAGCGTCGTGGTGTGAGCCTAAAGGAGCATTCCCAGCGGATGGATCCGGAAACTAAACGCCTACCGATTTTTTTGTTGACTGTCGGTAAAGATACGCAGTGGTTTCACTCACGCGATGCGCTGGATAGCTTTATCCAGCAGAACAACATCCAACTGGATGGCCAGGACAAAGGCGATCCAGCGGATACCAACGGCGATGGCGTTGTGGCGCACTATGTTGAGACGCACGAGGTCAAGTCAATCAATTCAGGGCTGAAGGATTTGCTGGAGCTGCAATTTACGATTGGCGACTTGATTCCTGAACAAAAGACGGGCAGTACCGAGTCCAAGTTTCATTTGCATCGCGAGGAGAATCGGATTGGTATCGACGACTTGCGAGCGCTGCTGCCTGCCATTCGCAGCGCCGGCGAGCGTGGAATGCAACTGACACGCTTTAAGGGGCTAGGCGAAATGAACCCCGAAGAATTGCGTGAAACCACATTGGATCGCAACAATCGAACATTGGTGCAGGTAACTCTAACCGATGCTGCCGCCGCCGACGAAATGTTCCGCGTCTTAATGGGCGACAAAGTCGAACCCCGTCGCCAATTCATCGAAAAGCACGCCCTAGAAGTGCGCAATCTGGACGTTTAGCCAGTATGGCTTGATTCGGCTAGGACAATCTGTGTAGTGCTTTCGTTCGGGCCGACAACTTAGCCGCTGACCGTAATCTCCTTCGAGCAATCCTCGAAACGACAGGTCTTCCTCCAGATCGGGCCAGTGTAGTCCAAAAGGGTGAAACTTCTGCGTTGTTAAGCGGTCGAGCAGTTCCGCGAG
Proteins encoded in this window:
- the pyrH gene encoding UMP kinase, whose translation is MSDAATGPVFRRVILKLSGESLSRSGERGINMDEVIAIAKQVKQAHELGCQIGLVVGGGNILRGAQFKTSAGSYIEAATAHYMGMLATVINALALQEGLESLGCASRVMSAIRMDGVCEPFIRRRAIRHMEKGRIVILAAGTGSPFVTTDTAATQRALELGADIVLKATRVDGVYSDDPEKNPHAILHHELDYDTVLQQNLKVMDGTAILQCRDHRLPILVFNFKKDGNIVKAISGTRVGTRVGPVATSVS
- the frr gene encoding ribosome recycling factor, which encodes MTIDDALLDAEERMEKAVGVLKHALSGIRTGRATPGLVDSVRVEVYGSQSPLKQLASIGAPEPNQLVIRPYDVSTIKEIEKAIVASDLGLNPQSDGKIIRINIPALSTDVRKKLVARIKELSEEAKISIRSIRRDANKLIETAEKDKQIGEDDCQRLKDEVQELTKKFEGQAGELAKAREADVMEE
- a CDS encoding DNA gyrase subunit B; this encodes MSDSQNQSNTPPDEQITLSSDSTYDADSLKHLSDMEHVRARPAMYIGDTTLKGLHHLVYEVVDNSIDEVMAGYAKMVSIQINQDGSVTVEDDGRGIPVARHPQLSEQMQREVSTLEGVMTVLKFGGKFEKKAYQTSGGLHGVGVTVVNFLSAWCEVEVSREGFVWTQSYERGVATGPVAKGHATTKIGTKTTFKPDAAIFPNTKFVFDTLYKRLQELAFLNSGVRIRFKDERIGESDEFYYERGIVEFVEHLNRASDAVHPDVLLIEGDREGVSYQVAMQYSTEYTENVQSYVNNIHTIEGGTHVSGFRAALTRALNAYGKKENLLENLAPTGEDFREGLTAVISIRVPHPQFEGQTKTKLGNGEVEGIITTAVGEALQKYLEENPKSAKSIVKKGLLACEAREAARKAKDLLRQRKNALSGGGLPGKLRDCISNKMEECEVYLVEGDSAGGSAEGGRFREFQAILPLRGKIINAYKSREDKVLANEEVKSMIQAIGCGIGADQDISKRRYNKVIVMTDADVDGSHIRTLLLCFFYRQMYHLVAGGHVYLAQPPLYRVVRGKSKYYVQTDEEMKSQLLERGLSDCWLETDTGRRIEAFQMRKLCETLASMEDAIVALERRGVSLKEHSQRMDPETKRLPIFLLTVGKDTQWFHSRDALDSFIQQNNIQLDGQDKGDPADTNGDGVVAHYVETHEVKSINSGLKDLLELQFTIGDLIPEQKTGSTESKFHLHREENRIGIDDLRALLPAIRSAGERGMQLTRFKGLGEMNPEELRETTLDRNNRTLVQVTLTDAAAADEMFRVLMGDKVEPRRQFIEKHALEVRNLDV